The Gordonibacter urolithinfaciens genome contains a region encoding:
- a CDS encoding LuxR C-terminal-related transcriptional regulator, with product MDTSYSCEDVCEAPAKPIGENGGDFEAVLVDGCLGFGVGVGNAALILVAALCASPGLVHGSVVAVSMALVAAVALRAGQLACDALQSGAGRRATLAVQTIASLAAMGALGFGLPLAAASLAGVGVVATAFLYGRFLERLARRALMLVFDLAFMYVGVMLLVLSQMGFWYAYAMLFVAVALCAALSLLFSRKPYRYSDLVGAEDSKRRSIKVKGNNHTLLMLGFMLGGSLLAFFLGYPPDVALVALGASVGLAGIFSLLLEQTDERTYKEALKKSPAFAAALLLLPLPAVPSEVQLGLVCLYTCFVSLNVIVLLNAVVETSRFDMISPVWLFGQEGSVFFAGIFAGGVLFSVGGLASEGSPSALYATCVAAAVVCAWMQIRVNYQIYPFEPVIETGLDDETRAHLEYEGQRKTLWQQKRAIACERYGLSPREREILQILLKGRDAKYITDTFYISQSTAKTHIYNIYRKFGIHSRQELLDFIEDIEVPVDEEASGGLSEQVSASSAL from the coding sequence ATGGATACTTCGTATTCTTGCGAGGATGTCTGCGAGGCGCCCGCCAAGCCCATCGGGGAGAACGGCGGGGATTTCGAGGCCGTGCTCGTGGACGGCTGCCTTGGCTTCGGCGTGGGCGTGGGCAACGCCGCGCTGATCCTCGTTGCGGCGCTGTGCGCATCACCTGGCCTCGTACACGGCAGCGTCGTCGCCGTGTCCATGGCGCTCGTTGCAGCCGTGGCCCTCCGCGCGGGCCAGCTTGCCTGCGATGCGCTGCAGTCCGGGGCGGGGAGGCGCGCGACCCTCGCCGTCCAGACGATCGCCTCGCTCGCGGCCATGGGCGCGCTCGGTTTCGGGCTCCCGCTTGCCGCGGCCTCGCTCGCCGGGGTCGGGGTCGTGGCGACGGCCTTCTTGTACGGGCGCTTCCTCGAGCGGTTGGCACGGCGGGCGCTCATGCTCGTGTTCGACCTTGCGTTCATGTACGTGGGCGTCATGTTGCTGGTGCTCTCGCAGATGGGTTTCTGGTACGCCTATGCCATGCTGTTCGTGGCCGTGGCGCTCTGCGCCGCCCTCTCGCTCCTGTTCTCCCGCAAGCCCTACCGCTACAGCGATTTGGTGGGCGCGGAGGACTCCAAACGGCGCAGCATCAAGGTGAAGGGCAACAACCACACGCTGCTCATGCTGGGGTTCATGCTCGGCGGCTCGCTGCTCGCGTTCTTCCTCGGCTATCCCCCCGATGTCGCCCTCGTGGCGCTTGGCGCCTCGGTTGGGCTCGCGGGCATCTTCTCGCTGCTCTTGGAGCAGACCGACGAGCGCACCTACAAGGAGGCGCTGAAGAAGAGCCCTGCGTTCGCGGCTGCCCTGCTGCTGCTTCCGCTGCCCGCCGTTCCCAGCGAGGTGCAGCTCGGGCTCGTCTGCCTCTACACCTGTTTCGTCAGCCTCAACGTCATCGTCCTCTTGAATGCGGTGGTGGAGACGTCGCGCTTCGACATGATCTCGCCGGTATGGCTGTTCGGGCAGGAGGGCTCGGTGTTCTTCGCGGGCATCTTCGCCGGGGGCGTCCTCTTCTCAGTTGGCGGCCTGGCGTCGGAAGGCAGCCCCTCGGCGCTGTACGCCACCTGCGTGGCGGCAGCCGTGGTGTGCGCCTGGATGCAGATACGCGTGAACTACCAGATATACCCGTTCGAGCCGGTCATCGAGACAGGGCTCGACGACGAGACGCGCGCGCACCTCGAGTACGAGGGCCAGCGTAAGACGCTGTGGCAGCAGAAGAGGGCGATCGCCTGCGAGCGCTACGGACTTTCCCCGCGCGAGCGGGAGATACTGCAGATCTTGCTCAAGGGACGTGACGCCAAGTACATCACGGACACGTTCTACATCTCGCAGTCCACCGCCAAGACGCACATCTACAACATCTACCGCAAGTTCGGCATCCACTCGCGCCAAGAGCTGCTCGACTTCATCGAGGATATCGAGGTGCCTGTCGACGAGGAGGCCTCGGGCGGTCTGTCCGAGCAGGTCTCCGCCTCAAGCGCGTTGTGA
- a CDS encoding FKBP-type peptidyl-prolyl cis-trans isomerase, with protein MPSKGQRVRFLYRGSFPDGRTFDDCKGVPHEIVLGRRQVMKALEETLSAMEPGEERILELSPAEAYGAYDESALQRVPTYRIPNGENLPVGQMIAWKTPRSAEPVPATVVSVENQVATLDFNHPLAGKDLVYWVKLIDVVPAAGDPTA; from the coding sequence ATGCCGAGCAAAGGGCAACGCGTCCGATTCCTGTACCGGGGGAGCTTCCCCGACGGGAGGACGTTCGACGACTGCAAGGGCGTGCCGCACGAGATCGTGCTCGGGCGCAGGCAGGTCATGAAGGCGCTCGAGGAGACGCTTTCCGCCATGGAGCCGGGCGAGGAGCGCATCTTGGAGCTCTCCCCCGCCGAGGCGTACGGCGCCTACGACGAATCGGCGCTGCAGCGCGTGCCCACCTACCGTATTCCGAACGGGGAGAACCTGCCCGTGGGGCAGATGATCGCCTGGAAGACGCCGCGCAGCGCCGAGCCGGTGCCCGCCACCGTCGTGAGTGTAGAGAACCAAGTGGCGACGCTCGACTTCAATCATCCCCTCGCCGGGAAGGACCTCGTCTACTGGGTCAAGCTCATCGACGTTGTGCCGGCGGCGGGCGATCCGACCGCCTGA
- a CDS encoding CynX/NimT family MFS transporter — protein sequence MDREAGRSEKKGAYRSPVRVGTVLLAAGVAVAMIQYKVPTILSSLMALFAMDAEAASWLMSIFTLASVFAALPSGLLAQRFGAKNMMVAALGIAVTGSCIGLAAGSSAALVASRAVEGVALTILTTCGPLVVRACVDSDKVGTAMGIWGVWGCVGSTAAAVVTPTVFEAMGFAGVWTVFAVGAVLAAVLVLAAIRMPRARTAAEEAKAAKSGAASGRSRGCAAWGLWRMLLTRDILLFLGGFAMFNVCLLAVLSFVPTILQMQGVDPTWSGLVSTAPMLLSVASSPLFGAISDRRGRRKALLVAASAVMGPCTFLLYTDTGALMLIAVAVMGLVGMGGVGLFLSGFVGLVPRPELASVGMGLMVTVQGVGQFLGTFLVQMLLGPSLDHWFLAGGVLMGLGLAGTILLALCRMR from the coding sequence GTGGACAGGGAAGCAGGCCGTTCGGAGAAGAAGGGCGCCTATCGAAGTCCCGTTCGGGTTGGGACGGTGCTGCTGGCTGCCGGCGTAGCGGTTGCCATGATCCAATACAAGGTCCCCACCATCCTAAGCTCTCTCATGGCGCTTTTCGCCATGGATGCCGAGGCGGCTTCCTGGCTCATGTCGATATTCACGCTGGCGAGCGTGTTCGCGGCATTGCCGTCCGGGTTGCTGGCGCAGCGGTTCGGCGCGAAGAACATGATGGTTGCGGCGTTGGGCATCGCCGTGACCGGATCGTGTATCGGGCTGGCTGCGGGCTCGAGCGCGGCGCTCGTCGCCTCGCGTGCGGTGGAAGGGGTCGCCCTGACGATTCTGACCACGTGCGGGCCCTTGGTAGTCAGGGCGTGCGTGGATTCGGACAAGGTGGGCACGGCCATGGGCATCTGGGGCGTTTGGGGTTGCGTGGGCTCCACGGCGGCGGCCGTGGTGACGCCTACCGTGTTCGAGGCGATGGGGTTCGCGGGAGTGTGGACGGTGTTCGCCGTCGGCGCCGTCCTGGCCGCCGTGCTCGTTCTGGCGGCCATCAGGATGCCGCGCGCCCGGACGGCGGCCGAGGAGGCGAAGGCTGCAAAAAGCGGTGCCGCGTCCGGACGATCCCGCGGTTGCGCCGCGTGGGGGCTTTGGCGGATGCTGCTGACGCGCGACATCCTGCTTTTTCTCGGAGGCTTCGCGATGTTCAACGTCTGCCTCCTGGCCGTGCTCTCCTTCGTTCCGACGATCCTGCAGATGCAGGGTGTCGACCCTACCTGGTCGGGGCTCGTCAGCACGGCTCCCATGCTGCTATCGGTGGCGTCCTCGCCCTTGTTCGGGGCGATCTCGGATCGCAGGGGACGGCGTAAGGCCCTGCTGGTCGCGGCATCGGCCGTGATGGGGCCGTGCACCTTCCTCCTGTATACCGATACGGGCGCTCTCATGTTGATTGCCGTGGCGGTGATGGGCTTGGTCGGCATGGGCGGCGTGGGGCTGTTCTTATCGGGGTTCGTAGGGCTCGTCCCGCGTCCCGAGCTCGCCTCGGTCGGCATGGGCCTCATGGTCACGGTCCAAGGGGTCGGCCAGTTCCTGGGAACGTTCCTCGTCCAGATGCTCCTCGGCCCGTCCTTGGATCATTGGTTCCTTGCGGGCGGCGTGCTCATGGGGCTCGGGCTTGCGGGCACGATCCTCCTTGCCCTCTGCCGCATGCGCTAG